Proteins encoded together in one Anaerococcus murdochii window:
- a CDS encoding V-type ATP synthase subunit D has product MARLKVTPTRMNLNTLKGRLATAKRGYKLLKDKQDELMRQFLELIRENKKLREDVEKELSDSFAAFLMASAFMSPEILEEAVSFPTQEVGVDITTKNVMSVRIPKMEFKVNVNEKASMFPYGYATTSVGLDEAILKLNHVTDRLLELAELEKTTQLMADEIESTRRRVNALEYRTIPDLEETIKYIRAKLEENERATISRLMKVKDIISEER; this is encoded by the coding sequence ATGGCAAGATTAAAAGTAACCCCTACTAGGATGAACCTAAACACCCTGAAGGGAAGACTTGCCACCGCCAAAAGAGGATACAAACTCCTAAAAGACAAGCAAGATGAGCTGATGAGGCAATTTCTTGAATTGATTAGGGAGAATAAAAAACTCAGGGAAGATGTAGAAAAGGAACTATCAGATTCCTTCGCAGCCTTCCTCATGGCATCAGCCTTCATGAGCCCAGAGATCCTCGAAGAAGCGGTAAGCTTTCCTACCCAGGAAGTTGGCGTTGATATTACAACAAAAAACGTCATGAGTGTTAGGATTCCTAAGATGGAATTTAAGGTAAATGTAAACGAAAAAGCTTCAATGTTTCCATACGGCTACGCCACAACAAGCGTGGGCCTAGATGAGGCAATTTTGAAGCTAAACCACGTAACAGACAGGCTTTTGGAACTCGCTGAGCTAGAAAAAACAACCCAGCTAATGGCAGATGAGATTGAATCGACAAGAAGAAGGGTAAACGCCCTAGAATACAGGACCATCCCAGATCTAGAAGAAACAATCAAATACATCAGAGCCAAATTAGAAGAAAACGAAAGAGCAACCATCTCTCGTTTGATGAAGGTAAAAGATATAATTTCAGAAGAAAGATAA
- a CDS encoding V-type ATP synthase subunit B produces the protein MLKEYKTVTEVVGPLMLVEGVEGVNFEELVDIKLQTGEHRRGRVIEINKDRAMVQLFEGSTGINLESTSVRFLGRPLELAVSEDMIGRAFNGLGEVIDDGPEIIPEDKRDVNGTAINPVSRDYPSEFIQTGISTIDGLNTLVRGQKLPIFSGNGLPHNQVAAQIARQAKVLGDDEGFAVVFAAIGITFEEAQFFMDDFKKTGAIDRSVLFMNLADDPAIERLSTPKMALTCAEYLAFEKDMQVLVIMTDMTNYAEALREVSAARKEVPGRRGYPGYLYTDLSTIYERAGKLRGKPGTITQIPILSMPEDDITHPIPDLTGYITEGQIILDRSLYNQGIAPPVSILPSLSRLKDKGIGKGKTREDHADTMNQIYAAYASGVDARELQKILGDSALSDADLAFAEFAKAFEEKYINQGYYTNRSIEETLNLGWELLKIIPKSELKRIDDALIEKYMD, from the coding sequence ATGTTAAAAGAATATAAAACAGTAACAGAAGTAGTTGGCCCTCTTATGCTTGTTGAAGGCGTTGAGGGAGTCAACTTCGAAGAATTAGTAGATATTAAACTTCAAACAGGCGAGCACAGAAGGGGCAGGGTTATAGAAATCAACAAGGACCGTGCCATGGTTCAGCTATTTGAAGGATCAACAGGTATCAACCTTGAATCTACATCAGTAAGATTTTTGGGAAGACCTCTAGAACTTGCTGTAAGCGAAGACATGATAGGCCGTGCCTTTAACGGCCTAGGCGAAGTTATAGATGATGGTCCAGAAATAATTCCAGAAGATAAGAGGGATGTTAACGGTACAGCAATTAACCCAGTATCAAGAGACTACCCATCAGAATTTATCCAAACAGGTATTTCAACCATAGACGGCCTAAACACCCTTGTAAGGGGCCAAAAACTTCCAATCTTTTCTGGAAACGGTCTGCCACACAACCAAGTAGCAGCCCAAATCGCTAGACAAGCTAAGGTTTTGGGAGATGATGAAGGATTCGCTGTAGTATTTGCAGCTATAGGTATCACTTTCGAAGAAGCCCAATTCTTTATGGATGACTTTAAGAAAACAGGTGCTATTGACCGTTCAGTACTCTTTATGAACCTTGCTGACGACCCTGCTATAGAGCGTCTTTCAACACCTAAAATGGCCCTTACTTGTGCAGAATACCTAGCCTTTGAAAAGGACATGCAAGTGCTTGTAATCATGACAGACATGACCAACTACGCAGAGGCCCTTCGTGAAGTATCTGCAGCCCGTAAGGAAGTACCAGGCAGACGTGGTTATCCAGGATATTTATATACAGACCTTTCTACAATCTATGAAAGGGCAGGTAAGCTTCGTGGCAAACCAGGAACAATTACACAAATTCCGATTTTATCAATGCCAGAAGACGACATTACCCACCCAATTCCAGATTTGACTGGCTATATTACAGAAGGACAAATTATCCTAGACCGTAGTCTTTATAACCAAGGTATAGCTCCACCAGTATCCATCCTTCCATCCCTATCAAGGCTTAAGGATAAGGGTATAGGCAAGGGCAAGACCCGTGAAGACCACGCAGATACCATGAACCAAATCTACGCAGCCTACGCTTCAGGTGTGGACGCTAGAGAACTTCAAAAGATCCTAGGTGACTCTGCGCTTTCTGATGCAGACCTAGCCTTTGCAGAATTTGCCAAGGCCTTTGAAGAAAAATACATCAACCAAGGTTATTACACAAATAGGTCAATCGAAGAGACTCTTAACTTAGGTTGGGAACTTCTAAAGATAATTCCAAAATCAGAGCTTAAGAGAATTGACGACGCCCTAATAGAAAAATACATGGACTAG
- a CDS encoding V-type ATP synthase subunit A encodes MNIGKITKVSGPLIEAEGLTDANIYDVVEVSKDKLIGEIIEMRGDVASIQVYEETTGIGPGDEVRSTGRPLSVELGPGMLERMYDGIQRPLEKLEMLAGNFLEKGVTAPALDREKLWDFEPLAKVGDDVVAGDILGTVEETTVITHKVMVPYGISGKLKDIKAGEFTVADTIAVVETEDGDKEINMIQYWPVRQGRPIKEKIDPNEPLITGQRVIDTFFPVAKGGTAAIPGPFGSGKTVVQHQIAKYADADIVIYVGCGERGNEMTDVLNEFPELVDPKTGESIMKRTVLIANTSNMPVAAREASIYTGITLAEYYRDMGYNVAMMADSTSRWAEALREMSGRLEEMPGDEGYPAYLASRVADFYERAGKVRVLGNREDIGTLSVIGAVSPPGGDMSEPVTQATLRIVKVFWGLDYDLSYQRHFPAINWLNSYSLYQDKMDKFIDGNVDEEFSTMRKRAMSLLQQESGLLEVVRLVGRDALSDDDKLKLNVTKSIREDYLQQNAFHDVDTYCSLAKQDKMLGIILYNYDKCLEALSKGVEIKQIEGLDVNESISRLKLISEDNKERFDEIRSEIDSAISKLIKEA; translated from the coding sequence TTGAATATAGGTAAAATTACTAAAGTATCTGGACCACTAATAGAGGCAGAAGGCCTAACCGATGCTAATATCTATGACGTGGTTGAGGTATCAAAGGATAAGCTCATCGGTGAAATAATAGAGATGAGGGGAGATGTCGCAAGTATCCAAGTATACGAAGAGACAACTGGTATAGGCCCTGGCGATGAGGTTAGGTCAACAGGAAGACCTCTATCAGTAGAGCTTGGACCTGGTATGCTCGAGAGAATGTACGATGGTATCCAAAGACCACTTGAAAAACTTGAAATGCTTGCAGGAAATTTCCTAGAAAAAGGAGTAACAGCACCAGCCCTAGACAGGGAAAAACTTTGGGATTTTGAACCTCTTGCAAAGGTCGGAGACGATGTAGTTGCAGGAGATATCCTAGGAACTGTAGAAGAAACCACAGTAATCACCCACAAGGTTATGGTGCCTTACGGAATAAGCGGCAAATTAAAAGATATAAAAGCTGGCGAATTTACAGTAGCTGACACCATTGCTGTCGTAGAAACTGAAGATGGCGATAAAGAAATAAATATGATCCAGTACTGGCCAGTAAGGCAAGGAAGACCAATCAAGGAAAAAATCGACCCTAACGAACCCCTAATTACAGGTCAAAGGGTAATTGATACCTTCTTCCCAGTTGCCAAGGGCGGTACAGCAGCAATCCCAGGACCATTTGGTTCAGGTAAGACCGTTGTCCAACACCAAATAGCAAAGTACGCTGACGCTGACATAGTAATCTACGTTGGTTGTGGTGAACGTGGAAACGAGATGACTGACGTACTAAATGAATTCCCAGAACTTGTTGACCCAAAAACTGGCGAATCAATCATGAAACGTACAGTCCTAATAGCAAATACATCAAACATGCCAGTAGCAGCCAGGGAAGCATCAATCTATACAGGTATTACCCTTGCTGAATACTACAGGGACATGGGCTATAACGTAGCTATGATGGCAGACTCCACATCTAGATGGGCAGAAGCCCTCCGCGAGATGAGTGGACGTTTGGAAGAGATGCCTGGTGACGAAGGTTATCCAGCTTATCTTGCCAGCCGTGTTGCAGACTTCTACGAAAGAGCCGGCAAGGTTAGGGTCTTAGGAAACAGGGAAGATATTGGTACACTTTCTGTAATAGGAGCCGTATCTCCTCCAGGTGGAGATATGTCAGAGCCAGTTACCCAAGCTACCTTACGTATTGTTAAGGTCTTCTGGGGACTTGATTATGACCTTTCTTACCAAAGGCACTTCCCAGCTATCAACTGGTTAAACTCTTATTCCTTATACCAAGATAAGATGGATAAGTTTATAGATGGAAATGTTGACGAAGAATTCTCAACTATGAGAAAACGTGCCATGAGTTTATTACAACAAGAATCAGGTCTATTAGAAGTAGTAAGGCTTGTAGGACGTGATGCCCTATCTGATGATGATAAGTTAAAATTAAATGTAACTAAATCTATCAGAGAGGACTACCTCCAACAAAACGCCTTCCACGATGTGGATACCTACTGCTCTTTGGCTAAGCAAGATAAGATGCTAGGCATCATTCTTTATAACTATGATAAGTGCCTAGAAGCCCTATCAAAAGGTGTTGAAATCAAACAAATCGAAGGCCTTGACGTTAACGAATCAATCTCAAGACTAAAACTAATTAGCGAAGACAACAAGGAAAGATTTGATGAAATCAGATCTGAAATCGACTCAGCAATTAGCAAGCTAATAAAGGAGGCATAG
- a CDS encoding V-type ATP synthase subunit F translates to MYKIGVIGDKDSILAFKAIGIDAFTAIDEKDASKLIDKLAKESYGVIFITEAMAQLVQETIDKYRESMTPAIILIPSNKGSMGIGLADINRSVEKAVGANILN, encoded by the coding sequence ATGTATAAAATTGGAGTAATTGGCGATAAGGATTCGATTTTAGCCTTTAAGGCCATTGGAATTGACGCCTTTACAGCCATTGACGAAAAAGACGCAAGTAAACTAATAGACAAGCTAGCCAAGGAAAGCTACGGTGTAATTTTTATAACCGAAGCAATGGCCCAGCTTGTTCAGGAAACTATAGATAAATACAGAGAATCTATGACTCCAGCCATCATCCTAATCCCATCCAATAAGGGATCAATGGGTATTGGCCTTGCTGATATCAACCGCTCGGTTGAAAAGGCAGTCGGAGCCAACATTCTAAATTAA
- a CDS encoding V-type ATP synthase subunit C, whose amino-acid sequence MKRENFIAASTSTRIYEDDLLKARDLERLNDYESLSEVLNALNDSSYASAISELDRDEEYEKILNKELVKVYEKIADVTPDKNISQYLIEKYNFHNLKLLVKEIIQEEDFSKIYSPMANVDTAFIKRELLKSADGQVNLASVGKKEDREIYLAYAQKAIKAYRESENPAMIDISLDKSYYERELALAKATGIESLLAYTKEAIDLVNIKTLLRIRGQKLDFDHLKNSLIEGGNLDKNDVLAMISMDANEIVSKTSSLKVNTYLKKSLDRDKKDSENLLDLEKAIDDHFMDFAKNAKSMTYGPEVLLGFLIAKEQEIKNLRIIFISKLNSLPKDFTRERLRETYV is encoded by the coding sequence ATGAAAAGAGAAAACTTCATAGCAGCTTCTACATCCACCAGGATTTATGAAGATGATCTGCTTAAGGCTCGTGACCTTGAAAGACTAAATGACTATGAAAGTTTAAGTGAAGTGTTAAATGCTCTAAACGATTCATCCTATGCCAGCGCAATATCAGAGCTTGATAGGGATGAAGAGTACGAAAAAATCCTTAACAAGGAATTAGTAAAGGTCTATGAAAAAATTGCCGATGTTACTCCTGATAAAAATATCAGCCAGTATCTAATCGAAAAATATAATTTTCATAACCTAAAACTTTTAGTAAAAGAAATTATCCAAGAAGAAGATTTTTCAAAAATCTATTCGCCTATGGCAAATGTGGACACAGCCTTTATTAAAAGGGAATTATTGAAATCTGCGGACGGCCAAGTAAATCTTGCTTCTGTTGGGAAAAAAGAAGACAGGGAAATCTACCTTGCCTATGCCCAAAAGGCAATCAAAGCTTATAGGGAAAGCGAAAACCCAGCCATGATAGACATATCTCTAGATAAGTCCTATTATGAAAGGGAACTCGCCCTTGCTAAGGCAACTGGGATAGAAAGTCTCCTCGCCTACACCAAGGAAGCAATCGACCTTGTCAACATCAAGACCCTTTTAAGAATAAGGGGCCAAAAACTTGATTTTGATCATTTGAAAAATTCCCTAATAGAAGGCGGTAATCTCGATAAGAATGACGTCCTTGCAATGATAAGCATGGATGCAAATGAGATTGTATCTAAGACTTCAAGCCTTAAGGTAAATACTTATCTTAAGAAAAGCCTAGATAGGGATAAAAAGGATTCTGAAAATCTTCTTGACCTAGAAAAGGCCATCGACGATCACTTTATGGACTTTGCAAAAAACGCCAAGTCTATGACCTATGGCCCAGAAGTTTTATTAGGATTTTTGATTGCCAAGGAGCAAGAGATTAAAAACCTAAGGATAATCTTTATCTCTAAGTTAAATTCACTTCCAAAAGACTTTACTAGGGAAAGGTTAAGAGAAACTTATGTATAA
- a CDS encoding V-type ATP synthase subunit E, with protein sequence MNNLDLILESIKNKAEEEKNQILDQARSEAKEIADEAKNKASEEAKSIMEKAEKEAATTLTNEEFSSSRKARDIKIGAKNDLINQVIDKVLSDLKNLDEESYKKFVIKRLEGFPESNAEIILKEGMASVFNSDDLKGLKISNETTDDGFIIKDGNVTYDNSFSSIIDYEKDQIKKIISDALFTKEEI encoded by the coding sequence ATGAATAATCTTGATTTAATATTAGAATCTATAAAAAATAAAGCAGAAGAAGAAAAAAATCAGATATTAGATCAGGCAAGGTCCGAGGCCAAGGAAATCGCTGATGAAGCCAAAAACAAGGCAAGCGAAGAGGCAAAATCCATCATGGAAAAGGCAGAAAAAGAAGCTGCAACAACCCTTACAAACGAAGAGTTTTCTTCATCTCGTAAGGCCCGTGATATAAAAATAGGTGCAAAAAACGACCTCATAAACCAAGTTATAGACAAGGTTTTATCAGATTTAAAAAATCTAGATGAGGAATCCTATAAAAAATTTGTCATAAAAAGGCTTGAGGGCTTCCCAGAATCAAATGCAGAAATCATCCTCAAAGAAGGAATGGCATCTGTCTTTAATTCAGACGACCTAAAGGGACTTAAGATTTCAAACGAGACCACAGACGATGGTTTTATAATAAAAGACGGCAATGTCACCTATGACAATTCTTTTTCATCAATAATTGATTATGAAAAAGACCAGATCAAAAAAATAATATCTGACGCACTTTTTACTAAGGAAGAAATATGA
- a CDS encoding V-type ATP synthase subunit K, producing the protein MSNFFIENGGIILAVLGMAIATFLPGSGSAKGTGMAGEAAAALTVEQPEKFGKALVLQLLPGTQGLYGFVIAFFIMLRLDGNVDFAKGLYFFMAALPIAIAGYTSAIAQAKVAVAGINILAKKEDEFIKGVVYAVMVELYAILALVISLLLVLRA; encoded by the coding sequence ATGAGTAACTTTTTTATTGAAAATGGCGGAATTATACTAGCAGTACTTGGAATGGCAATAGCTACATTTTTACCAGGTTCAGGTTCAGCTAAGGGAACAGGTATGGCAGGTGAGGCAGCAGCAGCACTAACAGTAGAACAACCAGAAAAATTTGGTAAAGCCCTAGTACTACAACTACTACCAGGTACCCAAGGTCTTTACGGCTTCGTTATTGCATTCTTTATAATGCTAAGACTTGACGGCAATGTTGACTTTGCAAAAGGTCTATACTTCTTTATGGCAGCCCTACCAATAGCTATAGCAGGCTATACATCAGCAATCGCTCAAGCTAAGGTAGCAGTAGCAGGTATCAACATCCTAGCTAAAAAAGAAGACGAATTTATCAAGGGCGTTGTATACGCAGTAATGGTTGAGCTTTACGCAATCTTAGCCCTAGTTATTTCATTACTTCTAGTTCTAAGAGCATAA
- a CDS encoding V-type ATP synthase subunit I, with protein sequence MAIVKMDKFSLLSFNDKRSSLLNILQNFNYVHFNDLKLKDDESYLKEVENSAVLNSIEEKQDKLKYAVETARKYSKEDLPKELKRLDIENVYRQSENFDFNLIYDKLLKLVKEREGLVDKKQANDTRIEDLSPWKEVNLNINDLYESERVFVETGSISSQFYDSLRKELVEKHLEKSLVYKLSERDKISFIVGIASLDEKEEFSEILREFGFTRIRIKAEGPVGEELEKLKANSKKYKNDISKLEDEIGGFSKYMDDFYLYESFLENEKKKEASVENFLKTKSMDVIEGYVPSDMAETFKKDLTSVLGEEYLLDIRKADLDDPDVPIILDNNSVVEPFESVVETYALPRYNEIDPSLLVAIFYTIFTGFMIGDLGYGLLGVIGTIAMLKLKDFPKSSEKMVKLFLAISLSACFFGILFGSVFGGIIEVPFGWIDTQKDVYTLIGMSFAIGTVALMVSVGMTIVINLKNNRPLDAIYDSLFTYLFLGGIGYYVYSKSKIGLYVMAAGMVGILLFSGRDAKTIGGRLGSGFYNVYGLTSWIGDFVSFLRLMALVLSGGFVAYAVNVIVKMVGGAGFFGLLGGIIIFVVFQIFNMFLSYLSAYVHGLRLIYVEMFNKFYEGGGVKFREMLEDTKKIIINKRRK encoded by the coding sequence ATGGCAATAGTTAAGATGGATAAGTTTAGCTTGCTTAGTTTCAATGACAAGCGATCTAGCCTACTTAACATTCTTCAAAATTTTAACTATGTGCATTTTAATGATCTAAAATTAAAAGATGACGAATCCTATCTTAAAGAGGTTGAAAACTCAGCAGTCCTCAATTCTATAGAAGAAAAGCAGGATAAGCTTAAATATGCAGTAGAAACTGCAAGGAAGTATTCAAAAGAAGATTTGCCTAAGGAGCTTAAAAGACTTGATATAGAAAATGTCTATAGACAGTCAGAGAATTTTGATTTTAACCTTATTTATGATAAGTTATTAAAATTAGTTAAAGAAAGGGAAGGTCTGGTTGATAAAAAACAGGCCAATGATACAAGGATAGAGGATTTAAGTCCATGGAAGGAAGTAAATCTAAATATCAATGACCTCTACGAATCAGAAAGGGTCTTTGTAGAAACTGGCTCAATTTCAAGTCAATTCTACGATAGCCTTAGAAAAGAACTTGTAGAAAAGCATTTGGAAAAATCCCTAGTTTATAAACTAAGCGAAAGAGATAAGATTAGTTTTATAGTAGGTATTGCTTCCCTTGACGAAAAAGAAGAATTTAGTGAAATCCTCAGAGAATTTGGCTTTACCAGGATAAGGATAAAGGCGGAAGGACCTGTAGGGGAAGAGCTTGAAAAATTAAAAGCTAATTCTAAAAAATATAAAAACGATATCAGTAAATTAGAAGACGAAATTGGCGGTTTTAGTAAGTATATGGACGACTTCTACCTTTATGAATCTTTTCTTGAAAACGAAAAGAAAAAGGAGGCAAGCGTTGAAAACTTCTTAAAAACCAAGTCGATGGACGTAATCGAAGGCTATGTTCCATCAGATATGGCGGAGACTTTCAAAAAGGACCTTACAAGTGTCCTTGGTGAAGAATATCTACTTGATATAAGAAAAGCCGACCTTGATGACCCCGACGTGCCAATTATCCTAGATAACAATTCTGTAGTAGAACCTTTTGAGTCGGTAGTAGAAACCTACGCCCTACCAAGATATAACGAAATAGACCCATCCCTACTTGTAGCAATATTTTATACAATCTTTACTGGGTTTATGATTGGCGACTTAGGCTATGGACTCTTAGGAGTAATTGGAACAATCGCCATGCTTAAGCTAAAAGATTTTCCAAAGTCTAGCGAAAAAATGGTCAAGTTATTTTTGGCTATTTCCCTTTCAGCTTGTTTCTTTGGAATCTTGTTTGGTTCAGTATTTGGTGGCATAATCGAAGTGCCATTTGGCTGGATTGACACCCAAAAAGATGTATACACCCTAATCGGCATGAGTTTTGCCATTGGTACTGTAGCCCTTATGGTAAGTGTGGGAATGACAATTGTAATTAACCTTAAAAACAACAGGCCACTAGATGCTATATATGATTCACTATTTACATATCTTTTCCTTGGAGGAATTGGATATTATGTTTATAGCAAATCAAAAATAGGTCTTTATGTAATGGCAGCTGGTATGGTGGGCATTCTCCTATTTTCAGGTAGAGATGCCAAGACAATCGGCGGCAGACTTGGATCTGGTTTTTATAATGTCTACGGACTTACATCTTGGATAGGAGACTTTGTATCCTTCCTAAGACTTATGGCCCTTGTTTTATCAGGCGGCTTTGTAGCCTATGCAGTAAATGTTATTGTAAAAATGGTGGGAGGAGCAGGATTTTTCGGCCTCTTGGGCGGAATAATTATCTTTGTGGTTTTCCAAATCTTTAATATGTTCCTATCCTACTTATCAGCATACGTTCACGGCCTAAGATTAATTTACGTAGAAATGTTTAACAAGTTCTACGAGGGCGGTGGAGTTAAATTTAGAGAAATGTTAGAAGATACTAAAAAGATTATCATTAATAAAAGGAGGAAATAA
- a CDS encoding ribonucleotide-diphosphate reductase subunit beta → MEESKRKEVEKRGIFNENGDIDLAKRKIIQGNTTNLNDFNNLKYTWTSDWYRQAMNNFWIPEEVNLNQDIKDYRNLDQHEKRAYDMIISFLTYLDSIQTANLPNLQTYVTANEINLCLSIQTYQESIHSQSYSYILDTICSPEERTRILYLWKEDDHLLRRNEFIGEQYNEFLERDNEYQFVKALIANYILEGIYFYSGFSFFYNLGRNGKMPGTVQEIRYINRDENTHLWLFRSLINDLKKERTDLFTPEATHIYREMLKEGVRQEIEWGKYAIGDNIPGLSTSMIEDYIKYLGNLRAKGLGFEPLFEGYTEIPQSMKWVDEYSDPNAVKTDFFEAKVTAYSKSSIIEDDL, encoded by the coding sequence ATGGAAGAAAGTAAAAGAAAAGAAGTCGAAAAACGTGGTATTTTTAATGAAAATGGGGATATTGATCTTGCTAAGAGGAAGATTATCCAAGGTAATACCACAAACCTAAATGACTTTAACAATCTTAAATACACCTGGACATCCGATTGGTATAGACAGGCTATGAACAATTTCTGGATTCCAGAAGAAGTAAATTTAAACCAAGATATAAAAGATTATAGGAATCTTGACCAACACGAAAAAAGAGCCTATGATATGATCATTTCCTTTTTGACCTATCTAGACTCTATTCAAACAGCCAATTTGCCAAACTTACAAACCTATGTAACTGCAAATGAGATTAATCTTTGTCTGTCAATTCAGACCTACCAAGAGTCAATCCACTCACAGTCTTATTCATACATCCTTGATACAATTTGTTCGCCAGAAGAAAGAACTAGGATTTTATACCTTTGGAAGGAAGACGACCACCTTCTAAGGCGTAATGAATTCATCGGTGAACAATACAACGAATTTTTGGAAAGGGATAATGAATACCAATTTGTAAAGGCCCTAATTGCAAATTATATCCTTGAAGGAATCTATTTCTACTCAGGATTCTCTTTCTTCTATAACTTAGGAAGAAATGGCAAGATGCCAGGCACTGTTCAAGAAATCAGATACATCAACAGGGACGAAAACACCCACTTATGGCTATTTAGGTCACTTATCAACGACCTTAAAAAGGAAAGAACAGACCTTTTCACACCAGAAGCAACCCACATTTATAGGGAAATGCTAAAAGAAGGCGTTCGCCAAGAAATCGAATGGGGCAAGTACGCTATTGGTGATAATATACCAGGACTTTCTACAAGTATGATTGAAGATTATATCAAATACCTAGGTAACCTTCGTGCTAAGGGCCTTGGATTTGAGCCACTCTTTGAGGGATATACAGAAATTCCTCAATCAATGAAATGGGTAGATGAGTATTCAGATCCAAACGCAGTTAAGACTGACTTTTTCGAAGCAAAAGTAACTGCTTATTCTAAATCATCTATAATTGAAGACGACCTATAA
- a CDS encoding phage holin family protein has translation MLVLFIANAISLFLMSKFISHISFDKSSALLITAGVLTLFQKVVEPVLRFFAFPITILTLGLFSLVISAFVLYLAFKFVEGAHIDSHLFSLIFASIILSIVSSVVLNIIS, from the coding sequence TTGTTAGTTTTATTTATAGCTAATGCTATTTCATTATTTTTGATGAGCAAATTTATTAGTCATATTTCTTTTGATAAGTCGTCAGCTCTTCTTATCACAGCGGGGGTTTTGACCCTATTTCAAAAGGTGGTTGAGCCTGTTCTTAGGTTCTTTGCTTTTCCTATTACCATTTTAACCTTGGGTTTATTTTCCTTGGTGATTTCGGCCTTTGTTTTGTATTTGGCTTTTAAATTTGTTGAGGGAGCTCATATTGATTCCCACTTGTTCAGCTTGATTTTTGCAAGCATTATTTTGTCAATAGTTTCATCGGTTGTTTTAAATATTATTTCCTAG